From the genome of Carassius auratus strain Wakin chromosome 26, ASM336829v1, whole genome shotgun sequence, one region includes:
- the LOC113044733 gene encoding cell surface A33 antigen-like codes for MRAEVMPGNCETREQQGFDLRRGIALHFLDLIGSESEFQCLQHFQFPSYRRRCWTVTEMAGTLGIFGLCLLFAGVQMTSGMTVTIPNQVYKVARGDKAVIPCVFTPSTTITSISWTADPDNKDDPEINVAGYFSGGNKIAIYKKYKGRANIVLDLVKGTANLELLSVTNTDTRDYECKVQDPEDEEGRLSDKANLMVLVAPSQPKCDIFGKTEYFENIQLRCLSEEGMPSPVYKWQSYSVNNAPRPLPPKTTEQSGVLSLLNISMDTSGYYICTSTNEIKSATCNVTLRVDPPYMNLASTGGIIGGDVAVALVVGIIICCFYSRQKA; via the exons ATGAGAGCAGAAGTGATGCCAG GAAACTGTGAGACACGAGAGCAACAGGGATTTGACCTCAGACGGGGCATTGCCCTTCATTTCCTGGATCTCATTGGCTCAGAGAGTGAGTTTCAGTGTCTTCAACACTTTCAGTTCCCTTCATACCGGAGACGCTGCTGGACAGTCACAGAGATGGCAGGAACACTGGGAATATTTGGCTTATGTCTGCTCTTTGCTG gGGTTCAAATGACTTCAGGCATGACTGTAACCATCCCAAATCAAGTATATAAGGTTGCGAGGGGAGATAAAGCAGTGATTCCCTGTGTTTTCACACCGAGTACAACCATCACATCCATATCATGGACGGCAGATCCGGACAACAAGGATGATCCAGAG ATTAACGTCGCTGGTTACTTCTCTGGCGGGAATAAAATTgcgatatacaaaaaatataaaggcCGGGCAAACATAGTGTTGGATCTGGTGAAAGGAACAGCCAACCTGGAGCTCCTGAGCGTCACCAACACAGACACACGGGACTATGAATGCAAAGTTCAGGATCCGGAAGATGAGGAAGGCCGTTTGTCTGACAAGGCCAATCTCATGGTCCTGG TGGCTCCATCACAACCCAAATGCGATATTTTTGGGAAGACAGAATACTTCGAGAACATCCAACTGAGATGTCTCTCCGAGGAGGGAATGCCATCACCAGTCTACAAATGGCAAAGCTACAGTGTCAATAACGCCCCTCGACCGCTGCCGCCCAAGACCACTGAGC AAAGCGGGGTTTTGTCACTTTTAAATATTTCCATGGACACGTCTGGCTACTACATCTGCACGTCCACCAACGAAATCAAATCTGCGACGTGTAATGTGACCCTGCGCGTCGATCCAC CGTACATGAACCTCGCCTCCACGGGGGGGATCATCGGGGGCGATGTGGCCGTGGCTCTTGTTGTGGGAATCATCATCTGCTGCTTTTACTCACGTCAGAAGGCATAG